One segment of Candidatus Melainabacteria bacterium DNA contains the following:
- a CDS encoding cupin domain-containing protein: MFYTEAFSGSELLLNLDSIPEDCVDASPLLTTLLVGRAGGSERLYVNIDRLQPGAKSCKFHKHSLQEEFFLVLRGHGTLRLEDMTYQVRPGSCFSKPAGRGIAHQFINTSDDVLEILDVGIPHPEDVIEYPDEKVTYRRAEKLVHRDGEPLSDWTSDPNP; this comes from the coding sequence TTATACTGAAGCTTTTAGCGGTAGCGAGTTGTTGCTTAATTTAGACTCTATTCCCGAAGATTGTGTAGACGCGTCGCCTTTACTGACAACCCTGTTGGTTGGTCGGGCTGGCGGTTCAGAGCGCTTGTATGTGAATATCGATCGGTTGCAGCCCGGTGCAAAGTCTTGCAAATTTCATAAGCACTCGCTGCAGGAAGAATTTTTTCTTGTCCTGAGAGGTCATGGCACTTTACGACTTGAGGACATGACCTATCAAGTTCGACCTGGCTCTTGTTTTTCCAAACCAGCCGGCAGAGGAATCGCTCATCAGTTCATTAATACGTCTGACGACGTGCTCGAGATCTTGGATGTCGGTATTCCACATCCCGAAGACGTGATTGAATATCCTGATGAAAAGGTCACTTACCGAAGGGCGGAGAAACTTGTCCATCGAGA